Below is a genomic region from Candidatus Sulfotelmatobacter sp..
TCGGTGATCCTGCGCTCGGTGGTGATCGAGCTGGCACCGGTGCTGACCGCGCTGGTGGTGGGCGGACGCGTCGGCGCCTCGATTGCCGCGGAGCTCGGCACGATGAAAGTCACCGAGCAGATCGACGCATTGACCGCCATGGCGATCAATCCGGTGCGTTATCTGGTGGTGCCGCGGGTGGTCGCCTCGATCGTGATGCTGCCGGTGCTGGTGATCCTCGCCGACGCCATCGGTGTCTTCGGCGGCTACGTGGTTTCGGTCACCACCATCGGCGTCTCCACCCACACCTACGTGACCAGCCTGAAGCAGTTCTTCTACTACAAGGACCTGTTCTCGGGATTGCTCAAGTCGGTGTTCTTCGGCGCCATCATCGCCTGGATGGGGTGCTACTACGGATTCCAGACGGAGGGCGGCGCCGAAGGCGTGGGGCTCGCCACCACGCGCGCGGTGGTCTCGTCCTGCGTGCTGGTGCTGATCAGCGACTACGTGCTCGCCAACGTGCTCTTCCGGTTCATCTTTTCCCAATGATCGCGATCCGCGGATTGAAGAAGCGGCTCGGTTCGCTGCAGGTGCTCGACGGCGTCGATCTCGACATCGAGAAGGGCGAGACCATGCTGGTGATGGGGCGAAGCGGCAGCGGCA
It encodes:
- a CDS encoding ABC transporter permease, which codes for MHEDLALRGIHYLRRRALDWVAEVGRVTMLVRDTGRFLAPGLRSFRLVVQQMSVVGVESLWLVFVVSIFTGAVAAVQAAYQFSNEVPLKYIGSVILRSVVIELAPVLTALVVGGRVGASIAAELGTMKVTEQIDALTAMAINPVRYLVVPRVVASIVMLPVLVILADAIGVFGGYVVSVTTIGVSTHTYVTSLKQFFYYKDLFSGLLKSVFFGAIIAWMGCYYGFQTEGGAEGVGLATTRAVVSSCVLVLISDYVLANVLFRFIFSQ